One window of the Pyrus communis chromosome 17, drPyrComm1.1, whole genome shotgun sequence genome contains the following:
- the LOC137723652 gene encoding dol-P-Glc:Glc(2)Man(9)GlcNAc(2)-PP-Dol alpha-1,2-glucosyltransferase-like: protein MGRIAVATIVSLWIIPISILVNHIVPEPYMDEIFHVPQAQQYCNGNFRSWDPMITTPPGLYYLSLAHVAYLFPGMSLVKAALSFSEGCSTAILRSVNGVLAVFCSILVYEIIIHLRPALDERKATLYTVVLAMYPLHWFFTFLYYTDVVSLVAVLAMHLACLKKNYWFSALLGAVAVVIRQTNIIWMLFVCCSEVINITMAGHKDKIDVDDTIRIKGQPTPSNTVMLGANLRKRKASISVDTGTHLISIRKVSFQTCKLGFLDEIEAIFPKLWYMMLELLFSFSPFILVLAAFIAFVRWNGSVVLGAKDAHAVSPHFSQILYFGLFSALAMAPTLFSLRQVVDLFRSMWKNKFLTFFQMSLALSAGFIAVHFFSIAHPYLLADNRHYPFYLWRKVIKAHWSMKFLLVPLYVYSWLSIVTRLGKFQRKIWALAFFLAAAAVLVPAPLIEFRYYTIPFFFLILHSHTDDYRTWLVMGVLYIIVNVFTMMMFLYRPFHWSHEPGTQRFIW, encoded by the exons ATGGGTAGGATTGCCGTGGCCACGATTGTGAGCCTGTGGATAATTCCCATCTCCATCCTAGTCAATCACATTGTTCCCGAGCCCTACATG GATGAGATATTCCATGTACCTCAAGCTCAACAGTACTGTAATGGCAATTTCAGAAGCTGGGATCCCATGATCACCACTCCTCCTGGCCT GTACTATCTTTCACTAGCTCATGTTGCGTATTTGTTTCCAGGCATGTCATTGGTAAAAGCAGCCCTGTCGTTTTCTGAAGGTTGCTCCACAGCGATTCTTCGCTCTGTCAATGGTGTTTTGGCGGTATTTTGCAGCATTCTTGTGTATGAGATAATCATTCACTTGAGACCGGCTCTTGATGAAAGAAAAGCAACACTTTACACGGTGGTGCTAGCCATGTACCCGCTTCATTGGTTCTTCACTTTTCTCTATTATACAGATGTTGTGTCGCTTGTGGCAGTGCTCGCTATGCATCTTGCGTGTTTGAAGAAGAATTACTGGTTTAGTGCATTG CTTGGTGCTGTGGCAGTTGTTATTCGGCAAACAAATATTATATGGATGCTTTTTGTTTGTTGCAGCGAGGTTATAAATATTACAATGGCTGGCCATAAAGATAAGATAGATGTAGACGACACAATTAGGATAAAAGGTCAGCCAACTCCTTCAAACACTGTTATGTTAGGCGCAAACTTGAGAAAGCGGAAGGCCAGCATTTCAGTGGATACGGGAACACATTTAATCTCGATTAGAAAAGTTTCTTTTCAAACTTGCAAATTAG GTTTTCTTGATGAAATTGAGGCCATCTTTCCAAAATTATGGTACATGATGTTGGaactattgttttcttttagcCCTTTTATTCTAGTATTAGCAGCCTTTATTGCCTTTGTTCGGTGGAATGGGAGTGTGGTTCTGG GTGCAAAAGATGCTCATGCAGTTTCTCCGCATTTTTCACAGATCTTGTATTTTGGTCTATTTTCTGCCCTTGCTATGGCTCCTACACTCTTTAGTTTGAGACAAGTTGTAGATTTATTCCGGTCAATGTGGAAGAATAAGTTCCTAACCTTCTTTCAGATGTCTTTGGCACTCAGTGCTGGCTTCATCGCTGTCCATTTTTTCAG CATAGCTCATCCCTATCTTCTGGCTGACAATCGGCATTACCCTTTTTATCTTTGGCGGAAAGTCATCAAAGCTCATTGGTCAATGAAGTTCCTTCTAGTCCCACTTTATGTTTATTCATGGCTTTCCATCGTCACTAGATTGG GGAAATTTCAGAGGAAGATCTGGGCGCTGGCATTTTTCTTGGCTGCTGCTGCAGTTTTGGTTCCCGCACCGCTGATTGAGTTTAGATATTATACTATTCCATTCTTTTTCTTGATTCTACATTCCCATACTGATGATTATCGAACTTGGCTCGTCATGGGGGTCCTGTACATAATCGTCAACGTCTTCACAATGATGATGTTCTTGTATCGACCATTCCATTGGTCCCATGAGCCAGGGACCCAACGGTTTATATGGTAG